The following coding sequences are from one Acyrthosiphon pisum isolate AL4f unplaced genomic scaffold, pea_aphid_22Mar2018_4r6ur Scaffold_15925;HRSCAF=16584, whole genome shotgun sequence window:
- the LOC100576077 gene encoding protein Wnt-7b-like — translation PKITELVYLEQSPNYCDRDFGTGSLGTYGRSCNRTSDGTDGCDLMCCGRGYNTHQFTRTKQCRCTFYWCCYVKCDTCVERTEEYSCK, via the exons CCGAAGATCACCGAGCTCGTCTACCTGGAACAGTCACCTAACTACTGCGACAGGGACTTTGGCACCGGGTCGCTGGGCACGTACGGTCGTTCCTGTAACCGGACTTCTGATG GCACGGACGGCTGCGACCTGATGTGTTGCGGACGCGGGTACAACACGCACCAGTTCACCAGGACCAAACAGTGTCGGTGCACATTCTATTGGTGCTGTTACGTCAAATGCGACACGTGCGTGGAAAGGACCGAAGAATACAGTTGTAAATGA